One window of Acidobacteriota bacterium genomic DNA carries:
- a CDS encoding aldo/keto reductase: MMYRTFGRLGWQVAEVGFGTWGMGGWSGSDDGQSRAALRRGLEQGCNFLDTALVYGNGRSERLIRDVLTDWTGPRPIIATKIPPKNGRWPASRSTPLDAAFPPDYIREATERSLTNLGVDQVDLQQFHVWTDAWADDDRWVRAAAALKDEKLVRGIGISLNRWEPTNVIKALRTGIVDAVQVVYNIFDQAPEDELFPVCRELDVAIIARVPFDEGSLTGTMTEHDTWPEGDWRNLYFTPANLRKTLARVDRLKTDIPAGLDLPETALRFTLHDPLVSTVIPGMRTVTHVDRNLAAGDGRPFPPALLAALRQHRWDRTTEIP; this comes from the coding sequence ATGATGTACCGGACATTCGGACGATTGGGCTGGCAGGTGGCCGAGGTGGGATTTGGCACCTGGGGCATGGGTGGATGGAGCGGATCCGACGACGGCCAGTCGCGCGCGGCGCTTCGGCGCGGGCTCGAGCAGGGCTGCAATTTCCTCGACACGGCGCTCGTGTACGGCAACGGTCGCAGTGAACGGTTGATTCGAGACGTCCTGACGGACTGGACGGGCCCCCGCCCGATCATTGCGACCAAGATTCCGCCGAAGAACGGGCGCTGGCCCGCCAGCCGATCCACGCCTCTCGACGCCGCGTTTCCGCCGGACTACATCCGCGAGGCCACCGAACGCAGCCTGACGAATCTCGGCGTCGACCAGGTCGATCTCCAGCAGTTCCACGTGTGGACCGACGCGTGGGCGGACGACGACCGATGGGTGCGAGCCGCGGCGGCATTGAAGGACGAGAAACTCGTCAGGGGCATCGGCATCAGCCTGAATCGCTGGGAGCCGACCAACGTCATCAAGGCCCTGCGAACCGGCATCGTGGACGCGGTGCAGGTGGTCTACAACATCTTCGATCAGGCTCCGGAGGACGAGCTGTTTCCGGTCTGCCGGGAACTCGACGTCGCCATCATTGCCCGTGTGCCGTTCGATGAAGGCAGCCTGACCGGCACGATGACGGAGCACGACACGTGGCCGGAGGGCGACTGGCGCAATCTGTATTTCACGCCCGCCAATCTGCGCAAGACGCTGGCTCGGGTCGACCGGCTCAAGACGGACATCCCGGCCGGTCTGGATCTGCCGGAGACGGCGCTGCGTTTTACGCTGCACGACCCGTTGGTCAGTACCGTCATCCCAGGGATGCGAACCGTGACGCACGTCGATCGCAATCTGGCGGCAGGAGACGGCCGACCGTTTCCTCCAGCGCTGCTCGCCGCGCTGCGGCAGCATCGATGGGATCGGACAACGGAGATCCCGTAG
- the rpmE gene encoding 50S ribosomal protein L31, producing the protein MKEGIHPKVYEVEARCACGATWKTRSTKQELHLEICSSCHPFFTGRQKILDIEGRVERFTKKFGAQTVESRKKAAAAKATPTKKASKEASA; encoded by the coding sequence ATGAAGGAAGGTATCCACCCGAAGGTCTACGAGGTCGAGGCGCGCTGCGCATGTGGCGCGACCTGGAAGACACGCTCCACCAAGCAGGAGCTGCACCTCGAAATCTGCTCAAGCTGCCACCCGTTCTTTACGGGCCGCCAGAAGATCCTGGACATCGAGGGCCGCGTCGAGCGCTTCACGAAGAAGTTCGGCGCCCAGACGGTCGAATCCCGCAAGAAGGCTGCCGCAGCAAAGGCCACCCCGACCAAGAAGGCCAGCAAAGAAGCGTCTGCCTGA
- a CDS encoding ribonuclease H-like domain-containing protein: protein MPVGSEVPTGCVVMERHYDLERYHGTQTLGHYAETIGRCLPALAVLAADERAAGGPRPERPLDLQFGASRSLVDDRRRPTVPTQGPLLFFDLETTGLSGGAGTIAFLAGCGSLDSEGFHVVQYFLAGYHAEHELLVSLAALAEQFGGLVTFNGRSFDVPLIDTRYLFHRLSSPFGEMPHFDMLYPARRLWRRRVGSGPGRHEGHRGDTLDQSSCSLGALEEAILGVRRVGDVPGSEIPSRYFSYLRTGDLRPLEPVFEHNRLDVISLAALTALGMRMVDGGTEAVASPHEALAMGQIYERLGRSGEAEAHFARAAGLDPGPWDTRSVDRTVRAEALHHLAVHRRRQRHYAAAAEAWHGMLDAGAGQPLAQEARRALAIHHEHRSRDLDAARAFVLHALESERDPVQIDALRHRLARLDRKRQTGQEERSDQATLTHD, encoded by the coding sequence GTGCCGGTCGGGTCCGAGGTTCCCACCGGCTGCGTGGTGATGGAGCGGCACTACGATCTCGAGCGGTACCACGGCACGCAAACCCTGGGGCACTATGCGGAGACCATCGGCCGCTGTCTGCCAGCCCTCGCGGTACTAGCGGCCGACGAGCGCGCGGCGGGCGGACCCAGGCCCGAGCGCCCCCTAGATCTGCAGTTCGGAGCCAGCCGATCCCTTGTCGACGACCGTAGACGACCAACGGTCCCGACGCAGGGTCCGCTGCTGTTCTTCGATCTCGAAACCACGGGCTTGAGCGGCGGCGCAGGCACCATCGCGTTTCTTGCGGGCTGCGGCTCTCTGGACAGTGAGGGATTTCACGTCGTTCAGTACTTTCTGGCCGGATACCACGCGGAACACGAACTGCTCGTCAGCCTCGCCGCGCTCGCTGAGCAGTTCGGCGGCCTCGTGACGTTCAACGGGCGGAGCTTCGACGTGCCGCTCATCGACACCCGATACCTGTTCCATCGCCTCTCGTCACCTTTTGGCGAGATGCCGCATTTCGACATGCTGTACCCGGCGCGGAGACTCTGGAGGAGACGCGTCGGCTCGGGTCCTGGCCGGCACGAAGGCCACAGGGGAGACACGCTCGACCAGTCGAGTTGCTCGCTCGGCGCACTTGAGGAAGCCATCCTGGGCGTTCGTCGCGTTGGCGACGTGCCTGGATCAGAGATCCCCTCGCGTTACTTCAGCTACCTGCGCACCGGGGACCTGCGACCGCTGGAACCGGTGTTCGAACACAACCGGCTGGACGTGATCTCGCTCGCGGCGCTGACAGCGCTCGGGATGCGGATGGTGGACGGCGGAACCGAGGCGGTCGCGTCCCCACACGAGGCGCTGGCCATGGGGCAGATCTACGAGCGCCTCGGGAGAAGCGGGGAAGCCGAGGCGCATTTCGCACGGGCGGCAGGGCTGGACCCCGGGCCCTGGGATACGCGATCCGTCGATCGCACAGTCCGCGCGGAAGCGCTCCATCATCTGGCCGTGCATCGCCGCCGCCAACGCCACTACGCCGCCGCGGCCGAAGCCTGGCACGGCATGCTCGACGCCGGCGCGGGACAGCCGCTCGCGCAGGAAGCCCGACGCGCGCTCGCGATTCACCACGAACACCGGAGCCGGGATCTCGACGCCGCGCGGGCGTTCGTTCTGCACGCGCTGGAATCCGAGCGCGACCCGGTCCAGATCGACGCGTTGCGGCACCGGCTGGCGAGGCTGGACAGGAAGCGGCAGACCGGACAGGAAGAGCGTTCCGACCAGGCGACGCTCACCCACGACTGA